In a single window of the Anabas testudineus chromosome 19, fAnaTes1.2, whole genome shotgun sequence genome:
- the mybpc2b gene encoding myosin binding protein Cb isoform X1 — translation MPEPVPAAKPEGDDAFPADEADSDGDWDESQSTELTGLFVEKPPESVVAVAGTDVTFIAKVDSSTLTRKPTMKWLKGKWLDLGSKAGKHMQFKETYDRNTKIYTYEMKIIKVVPGDAGGYRCEVTAKDKCDSSTFEITVEAAQHEGQEDILSAFKRADAGEDEGDLDFSALLKATKRKKKPEKEEPAIDVWELLKNAHPSEYEKIAFEYGITDLRGMLKRLKKMKVEPKHSEAFLKKLESCYSVEKGKKIVLRCEVVDPDVQVKWLKNGQEIKPSAKYVMEANGNVRTLTINKATLADDAAYECVIGEDKCFTEVFVKEPPVTITKLMDDYHVVVGERVEFEIEVSEEGAHVMWFFEDQELHKDKDTKFRFKKDGKKHTLIIQEATLDDIGMYHAWTNGGHTKGELEVEEKQLEVLQDIADLTVRATEQALFKCEVSDDKVTGKWYKDGVEVLPNSRIKMTHIGRFHRLIIEDVKPEDAGDYTFVPDGYALSLSAKLNFLEIKIDYVPRQDPPKIHLDTTGNMVSQNTIIVVAGNKLRLDVEITGEPAPTVVWSKGDQVITNAEGRVRVEARKDLSCFVIEGAERDDEGNYTICVTNPAGEDKAMLFVKIVDVPDPPEHVKCTSVGEDSATITWEPPKFDGGALIKGYLMERKKKGSSRWTKLNFDVYESTTYEAKRMIEGIFYEMRVFAVNSIGLSQPSLNSKPFMPIAPTSEPTRLTVHDVTDSTCTLKWLAPEKIGAGGLDGYIIEYCKEGATEWVVANQDLCEKQGYVVRGLPVGEKINFRVVAVNIAGRSPPAILSQPVTIREIMEYPKIRLPRDLRTKYIRKVGEKVNLTIPFQGKPRPVATWYKDGQPIDPKMVNVRNSNVDSILFIRSAEREHTGKYELVLQIENMEDRATIDIRIVEKPGPPLKVRVTDVWGFNAALEWDPPRDDGNCEITGYTIQKADLKTKDWFTVYEHNRRPNCTASDLIMGNEYMFRVYSENLCGLSEEPCHSKNTAVIAKTGLVQKTNPYKEKDMCCVPKFTQPLVDRSVVAGYSTAISCAVRGFPKPKIIWMKNKMIIGEDPKFLMQNNQGVLTLNIRKPSTFDGGKYSCLAVNELGQDEVECKLDVRVAVDPEKK, via the exons ATGCCTGAGCCGGTCCCTGCAG CTAAACCGGAGGGGGATG aTGCATTCCCTGCAGATGAAG CAGATTCAGATGGTGATTGGGATG AGTCTCAGTCGACTGAGCTCACTGGGCTCTTCGTTGAGAAACCTCCAGAAAGTGTGGTCGCTGTTGCAG GAACGGATGTTACGTTCATAGCTAAGGTTGACTCAAGCACCCTGACCAGGAAACCCACCATGAAATGGCTGAAGGGCAAGTGGCTGGACCTGGGCAGCAAGGCTGGGAAACATATGCAGTTCAAAGAAACTTATGACAGAAATACTAAG ATCTATACTTATGAAATGAAGATCATCAAAGTGGTCCCTGGTGATGCTGGGGGCTACAGGTGTGAAGTGACTGCAAAAGACAAGTGTGACAGCTCCACCTTTGAAATCACTGTAGAGG CCGCACAGCATGAGGGGCAGGAGGATATTTTGTCTGCCTTCAAGAGAGC GGATGCTGGAGAGGATGAGGGTGACTTGGATTTCAGTGCTCTCCTGAAAGCCACTAAGAG GAAGAAGAAACCCGAAAAAGAGGAACCAGCTATAGATGTGTGGGAATTGCTTAAGAATGCCCATCCGAGCGAGTATGAGAAAATTGCCTTCGAGTATGGCATCACTGACCTGAGGGGCATGCTGAAACGTCTGAAAAAGATGAAAGTCGAGCCCAAGCATAGCGAGG CTTTCCTGAAGAAGCTCGAATCTTGCTACTCAGTGGAAAAGGGCAAGAAAATTGTTCTGAGATGTGAGGTAGTTGATCCGGATGTCCAGGTCAAATGGTTGAAGAACGGCCAGGAGATCAAACCCTCAGCCAA gTATGTCATGGAGGCAAACGGCAATGTCAGAACCCTTACCATCAATAAGGCGACTCTGGCTGATGATGCTGCATATGAGTGCGTGATTGGTGAAGACAAGTGTTTCACAGAGGTGTTTGTCAAAG AACCCCCTGTGACCATCACCAAACTGATGGATGACTATCATGTGGTGGTGGGAGAGAGAGTTGAGTTTGAGATTGAGGTGTCGGAGGAGGGCGCCCACGTCATGTG gttctTTGAGGATCAAGAGcttcacaaagacaaagatacCAAATTTCGCTTcaagaaagatggaaagaagcACACACTTATCATCCAGGAAGCTACGCTGGATGACATTGGAATGTACCATGCTTGGACAAATGGGGGGCATACCAAAGGAGAGCTGGAGGTGGAAG AAAAACAACTGGAGGTACTGCAGGACATCGCTGATCTGACAGTCAGGGCTACTGAACAGGCTCTGTTCAAGTGTGAGGTGTCTGATGACAAAGTCACAGGAAAGTGGTATAAAGATGGAGTGGAGGTCTTGCCAAACAGTCGCATCAAAATGACTCACATTGGAAG gttTCACCGGCTGATTATTGAGGATGTGAAGCCAGAGGATGCTGGAGACTACACATTTGTTCCTGATGGATATGCTCTGTCACTTTCAGCCAAACTCAACTTCTTAG AAATTAAGATTGACTATGTACCCAGACAAG ATCCTCCAAAGATCCACCTGGATACCACTGGTAACATGGTGTCTCAAAACACCATCATTGTGGTGGCGGGCAACAAGCTCAGACTGGATGTGGAGATTACAGGAGAGCCAGCACCCACTGTTGTCTGGTCTAAAGGAGATCAA GTAATCACAAACGCAGAAGGGCGTGTAAGAGTGGAGGCTAGGAAAGACCTGAGCTGCTTCGTCATAGAGGGAGCAGAAAGAGATGATGAGGGTAATTACACCATCTGTGTTACCAACCCTGCTGGAGAGGACAAGGCTATGCTCTTTGTGAAGATTGTGG ATGTGCCTGACCCACCTGAGCATGTCAAATGCACATCAGTGGGAGAGGACTCCGCCACCATTACTTGGGAGCCTCCTAAATTTGATGGAGGTGCACTGATCAAAG GTTATCTcatggagaggaagaagaaaggtTCCTCCAGATGGACTAAGCTCAACTTTGATGTATATGAATCAACTACATATGAGGCTAAGAGGATGATTGAGGGTATTTTTTATGAGATGAGGGTGTTTGCTGTCAACAGCATTGGCTTGTCTCAGCCAAGCCTCAACTCCAAGCCCTTCATGCCTATTG CCCCAACTAGTGAGCCAACGCGTCTGACAGTCCACGATGTGACAGACAGCACATGCACCCTGAAGTGGCTTGCGCCAGAGAAAATTGGAGCTGGTGGCTTGGATGGTTACATTATTGAATACTGCAAAGAAGGAG caACTGAGTGGGTGGTGGCAAACCAGGATCTGTGTGAGAAGCAGGGATATGTGGTGCGGGGCCTCCCTGTGGGAGAAAAGATCAACTTCAGGGTAGTGGCTGTAAACATCGCTGGACGTAGTCCTCCTGCTATTCTGTCACAGCCCGTCACCATACGTGAGATTATGG AATATCCTAAGATTCGCCTTCCCCGGGACCTGAGAACAAAGTACATCAGGAAAGTTGGAGAAAAGGTCAACCTGACCATCCCCTTCCAG GGCAAGCCACGCCCCGTTGCCACCTGGTATAAGGATGGACAACCCATTGACCCCAAGATGGTCAATGTGCGCAACTCCAATGTAGACAGCATCCTCTTCATCCgctcagcagagagagagcacaCTGGAAAATATGAGCTGGTTCTACAGATCGAGAACATGGAGGATAGGGCAACTATTGACATCAGGATAGTTG AAAAGCCTGGGCCTCCATTGAAAGTGCGGGTGACAGACGTCTGGGGTTTCAATGCAGCGCTGGAATGGGATCCTCCAAGGGATGACGGCAACTGTGAGATTACCGGTTACACCATCCAGAAGGCGGACCTGAAGACCAAg GATTGGTTCACCGTTTATGAACATAACAGACGGCCAAACTGCACAGCTTCAGATCTGATCATGGGCAATGAATATATGTTTCGTGTCTACAGTGAAAACCTCTGTGGCCTGAGCGAGGAGCCATGCCACAGCAAAAATACAGCTGTCATTGCCAAGACAg GCCTGGTGCAAAAAACAAACCCCTACAAGGAGAAGGACATGTGTTGTGTGCCCAAGTTCACTCAGCCCCTGGTTGACAGATCTGTAGTTGCTGGTTACAGCACTGCCATCAGTTGTGCCGTCAGAGGCTTCCCCAAG CCTAAAATTATCTGGATGAAGAACAAAATGATCATTGGTGAGGATCCCAAGTTCTTGATGCAGAACAACCAAGGAGTTCTGACTCTGAACATTCGAAAGCCAAGTACCTTTGATGGAGGCAAATACTCCTGCCTGGCGGTCAATGAGCTCGGCCAGGACGAAGTGGAGTGCAAACTGGACGTCCGGG TTGCAGTAGATCCAGAGAAGAAGTGA
- the mybpc2b gene encoding myosin binding protein Cb isoform X4, whose product MPEPVPAAKPEGDESQSTELTGLFVEKPPESVVAVAGTDVTFIAKVDSSTLTRKPTMKWLKGKWLDLGSKAGKHMQFKETYDRNTKIYTYEMKIIKVVPGDAGGYRCEVTAKDKCDSSTFEITVEAAQHEGQEDILSAFKRADAGEDEGDLDFSALLKATKRKKKPEKEEPAIDVWELLKNAHPSEYEKIAFEYGITDLRGMLKRLKKMKVEPKHSEAFLKKLESCYSVEKGKKIVLRCEVVDPDVQVKWLKNGQEIKPSAKYVMEANGNVRTLTINKATLADDAAYECVIGEDKCFTEVFVKEPPVTITKLMDDYHVVVGERVEFEIEVSEEGAHVMWFFEDQELHKDKDTKFRFKKDGKKHTLIIQEATLDDIGMYHAWTNGGHTKGELEVEEKQLEVLQDIADLTVRATEQALFKCEVSDDKVTGKWYKDGVEVLPNSRIKMTHIGRFHRLIIEDVKPEDAGDYTFVPDGYALSLSAKLNFLEIKIDYVPRQDPPKIHLDTTGNMVSQNTIIVVAGNKLRLDVEITGEPAPTVVWSKGDQVITNAEGRVRVEARKDLSCFVIEGAERDDEGNYTICVTNPAGEDKAMLFVKIVDVPDPPEHVKCTSVGEDSATITWEPPKFDGGALIKGYLMERKKKGSSRWTKLNFDVYESTTYEAKRMIEGIFYEMRVFAVNSIGLSQPSLNSKPFMPIAPTSEPTRLTVHDVTDSTCTLKWLAPEKIGAGGLDGYIIEYCKEGATEWVVANQDLCEKQGYVVRGLPVGEKINFRVVAVNIAGRSPPAILSQPVTIREIMEYPKIRLPRDLRTKYIRKVGEKVNLTIPFQGKPRPVATWYKDGQPIDPKMVNVRNSNVDSILFIRSAEREHTGKYELVLQIENMEDRATIDIRIVEKPGPPLKVRVTDVWGFNAALEWDPPRDDGNCEITGYTIQKADLKTKDWFTVYEHNRRPNCTASDLIMGNEYMFRVYSENLCGLSEEPCHSKNTAVIAKTGLVQKTNPYKEKDMCCVPKFTQPLVDRSVVAGYSTAISCAVRGFPKPKIIWMKNKMIIGEDPKFLMQNNQGVLTLNIRKPSTFDGGKYSCLAVNELGQDEVECKLDVRVAVDPEKK is encoded by the exons ATGCCTGAGCCGGTCCCTGCAG CTAAACCGGAGGGGGATG AGTCTCAGTCGACTGAGCTCACTGGGCTCTTCGTTGAGAAACCTCCAGAAAGTGTGGTCGCTGTTGCAG GAACGGATGTTACGTTCATAGCTAAGGTTGACTCAAGCACCCTGACCAGGAAACCCACCATGAAATGGCTGAAGGGCAAGTGGCTGGACCTGGGCAGCAAGGCTGGGAAACATATGCAGTTCAAAGAAACTTATGACAGAAATACTAAG ATCTATACTTATGAAATGAAGATCATCAAAGTGGTCCCTGGTGATGCTGGGGGCTACAGGTGTGAAGTGACTGCAAAAGACAAGTGTGACAGCTCCACCTTTGAAATCACTGTAGAGG CCGCACAGCATGAGGGGCAGGAGGATATTTTGTCTGCCTTCAAGAGAGC GGATGCTGGAGAGGATGAGGGTGACTTGGATTTCAGTGCTCTCCTGAAAGCCACTAAGAG GAAGAAGAAACCCGAAAAAGAGGAACCAGCTATAGATGTGTGGGAATTGCTTAAGAATGCCCATCCGAGCGAGTATGAGAAAATTGCCTTCGAGTATGGCATCACTGACCTGAGGGGCATGCTGAAACGTCTGAAAAAGATGAAAGTCGAGCCCAAGCATAGCGAGG CTTTCCTGAAGAAGCTCGAATCTTGCTACTCAGTGGAAAAGGGCAAGAAAATTGTTCTGAGATGTGAGGTAGTTGATCCGGATGTCCAGGTCAAATGGTTGAAGAACGGCCAGGAGATCAAACCCTCAGCCAA gTATGTCATGGAGGCAAACGGCAATGTCAGAACCCTTACCATCAATAAGGCGACTCTGGCTGATGATGCTGCATATGAGTGCGTGATTGGTGAAGACAAGTGTTTCACAGAGGTGTTTGTCAAAG AACCCCCTGTGACCATCACCAAACTGATGGATGACTATCATGTGGTGGTGGGAGAGAGAGTTGAGTTTGAGATTGAGGTGTCGGAGGAGGGCGCCCACGTCATGTG gttctTTGAGGATCAAGAGcttcacaaagacaaagatacCAAATTTCGCTTcaagaaagatggaaagaagcACACACTTATCATCCAGGAAGCTACGCTGGATGACATTGGAATGTACCATGCTTGGACAAATGGGGGGCATACCAAAGGAGAGCTGGAGGTGGAAG AAAAACAACTGGAGGTACTGCAGGACATCGCTGATCTGACAGTCAGGGCTACTGAACAGGCTCTGTTCAAGTGTGAGGTGTCTGATGACAAAGTCACAGGAAAGTGGTATAAAGATGGAGTGGAGGTCTTGCCAAACAGTCGCATCAAAATGACTCACATTGGAAG gttTCACCGGCTGATTATTGAGGATGTGAAGCCAGAGGATGCTGGAGACTACACATTTGTTCCTGATGGATATGCTCTGTCACTTTCAGCCAAACTCAACTTCTTAG AAATTAAGATTGACTATGTACCCAGACAAG ATCCTCCAAAGATCCACCTGGATACCACTGGTAACATGGTGTCTCAAAACACCATCATTGTGGTGGCGGGCAACAAGCTCAGACTGGATGTGGAGATTACAGGAGAGCCAGCACCCACTGTTGTCTGGTCTAAAGGAGATCAA GTAATCACAAACGCAGAAGGGCGTGTAAGAGTGGAGGCTAGGAAAGACCTGAGCTGCTTCGTCATAGAGGGAGCAGAAAGAGATGATGAGGGTAATTACACCATCTGTGTTACCAACCCTGCTGGAGAGGACAAGGCTATGCTCTTTGTGAAGATTGTGG ATGTGCCTGACCCACCTGAGCATGTCAAATGCACATCAGTGGGAGAGGACTCCGCCACCATTACTTGGGAGCCTCCTAAATTTGATGGAGGTGCACTGATCAAAG GTTATCTcatggagaggaagaagaaaggtTCCTCCAGATGGACTAAGCTCAACTTTGATGTATATGAATCAACTACATATGAGGCTAAGAGGATGATTGAGGGTATTTTTTATGAGATGAGGGTGTTTGCTGTCAACAGCATTGGCTTGTCTCAGCCAAGCCTCAACTCCAAGCCCTTCATGCCTATTG CCCCAACTAGTGAGCCAACGCGTCTGACAGTCCACGATGTGACAGACAGCACATGCACCCTGAAGTGGCTTGCGCCAGAGAAAATTGGAGCTGGTGGCTTGGATGGTTACATTATTGAATACTGCAAAGAAGGAG caACTGAGTGGGTGGTGGCAAACCAGGATCTGTGTGAGAAGCAGGGATATGTGGTGCGGGGCCTCCCTGTGGGAGAAAAGATCAACTTCAGGGTAGTGGCTGTAAACATCGCTGGACGTAGTCCTCCTGCTATTCTGTCACAGCCCGTCACCATACGTGAGATTATGG AATATCCTAAGATTCGCCTTCCCCGGGACCTGAGAACAAAGTACATCAGGAAAGTTGGAGAAAAGGTCAACCTGACCATCCCCTTCCAG GGCAAGCCACGCCCCGTTGCCACCTGGTATAAGGATGGACAACCCATTGACCCCAAGATGGTCAATGTGCGCAACTCCAATGTAGACAGCATCCTCTTCATCCgctcagcagagagagagcacaCTGGAAAATATGAGCTGGTTCTACAGATCGAGAACATGGAGGATAGGGCAACTATTGACATCAGGATAGTTG AAAAGCCTGGGCCTCCATTGAAAGTGCGGGTGACAGACGTCTGGGGTTTCAATGCAGCGCTGGAATGGGATCCTCCAAGGGATGACGGCAACTGTGAGATTACCGGTTACACCATCCAGAAGGCGGACCTGAAGACCAAg GATTGGTTCACCGTTTATGAACATAACAGACGGCCAAACTGCACAGCTTCAGATCTGATCATGGGCAATGAATATATGTTTCGTGTCTACAGTGAAAACCTCTGTGGCCTGAGCGAGGAGCCATGCCACAGCAAAAATACAGCTGTCATTGCCAAGACAg GCCTGGTGCAAAAAACAAACCCCTACAAGGAGAAGGACATGTGTTGTGTGCCCAAGTTCACTCAGCCCCTGGTTGACAGATCTGTAGTTGCTGGTTACAGCACTGCCATCAGTTGTGCCGTCAGAGGCTTCCCCAAG CCTAAAATTATCTGGATGAAGAACAAAATGATCATTGGTGAGGATCCCAAGTTCTTGATGCAGAACAACCAAGGAGTTCTGACTCTGAACATTCGAAAGCCAAGTACCTTTGATGGAGGCAAATACTCCTGCCTGGCGGTCAATGAGCTCGGCCAGGACGAAGTGGAGTGCAAACTGGACGTCCGGG TTGCAGTAGATCCAGAGAAGAAGTGA
- the mybpc2b gene encoding myosin binding protein Cb isoform X3 has product MPEPVPAAKPEGDDAFPADEESQSTELTGLFVEKPPESVVAVAGTDVTFIAKVDSSTLTRKPTMKWLKGKWLDLGSKAGKHMQFKETYDRNTKIYTYEMKIIKVVPGDAGGYRCEVTAKDKCDSSTFEITVEAAQHEGQEDILSAFKRADAGEDEGDLDFSALLKATKRKKKPEKEEPAIDVWELLKNAHPSEYEKIAFEYGITDLRGMLKRLKKMKVEPKHSEAFLKKLESCYSVEKGKKIVLRCEVVDPDVQVKWLKNGQEIKPSAKYVMEANGNVRTLTINKATLADDAAYECVIGEDKCFTEVFVKEPPVTITKLMDDYHVVVGERVEFEIEVSEEGAHVMWFFEDQELHKDKDTKFRFKKDGKKHTLIIQEATLDDIGMYHAWTNGGHTKGELEVEEKQLEVLQDIADLTVRATEQALFKCEVSDDKVTGKWYKDGVEVLPNSRIKMTHIGRFHRLIIEDVKPEDAGDYTFVPDGYALSLSAKLNFLEIKIDYVPRQDPPKIHLDTTGNMVSQNTIIVVAGNKLRLDVEITGEPAPTVVWSKGDQVITNAEGRVRVEARKDLSCFVIEGAERDDEGNYTICVTNPAGEDKAMLFVKIVDVPDPPEHVKCTSVGEDSATITWEPPKFDGGALIKGYLMERKKKGSSRWTKLNFDVYESTTYEAKRMIEGIFYEMRVFAVNSIGLSQPSLNSKPFMPIAPTSEPTRLTVHDVTDSTCTLKWLAPEKIGAGGLDGYIIEYCKEGATEWVVANQDLCEKQGYVVRGLPVGEKINFRVVAVNIAGRSPPAILSQPVTIREIMEYPKIRLPRDLRTKYIRKVGEKVNLTIPFQGKPRPVATWYKDGQPIDPKMVNVRNSNVDSILFIRSAEREHTGKYELVLQIENMEDRATIDIRIVEKPGPPLKVRVTDVWGFNAALEWDPPRDDGNCEITGYTIQKADLKTKDWFTVYEHNRRPNCTASDLIMGNEYMFRVYSENLCGLSEEPCHSKNTAVIAKTGLVQKTNPYKEKDMCCVPKFTQPLVDRSVVAGYSTAISCAVRGFPKPKIIWMKNKMIIGEDPKFLMQNNQGVLTLNIRKPSTFDGGKYSCLAVNELGQDEVECKLDVRVAVDPEKK; this is encoded by the exons ATGCCTGAGCCGGTCCCTGCAG CTAAACCGGAGGGGGATG aTGCATTCCCTGCAGATGAAG AGTCTCAGTCGACTGAGCTCACTGGGCTCTTCGTTGAGAAACCTCCAGAAAGTGTGGTCGCTGTTGCAG GAACGGATGTTACGTTCATAGCTAAGGTTGACTCAAGCACCCTGACCAGGAAACCCACCATGAAATGGCTGAAGGGCAAGTGGCTGGACCTGGGCAGCAAGGCTGGGAAACATATGCAGTTCAAAGAAACTTATGACAGAAATACTAAG ATCTATACTTATGAAATGAAGATCATCAAAGTGGTCCCTGGTGATGCTGGGGGCTACAGGTGTGAAGTGACTGCAAAAGACAAGTGTGACAGCTCCACCTTTGAAATCACTGTAGAGG CCGCACAGCATGAGGGGCAGGAGGATATTTTGTCTGCCTTCAAGAGAGC GGATGCTGGAGAGGATGAGGGTGACTTGGATTTCAGTGCTCTCCTGAAAGCCACTAAGAG GAAGAAGAAACCCGAAAAAGAGGAACCAGCTATAGATGTGTGGGAATTGCTTAAGAATGCCCATCCGAGCGAGTATGAGAAAATTGCCTTCGAGTATGGCATCACTGACCTGAGGGGCATGCTGAAACGTCTGAAAAAGATGAAAGTCGAGCCCAAGCATAGCGAGG CTTTCCTGAAGAAGCTCGAATCTTGCTACTCAGTGGAAAAGGGCAAGAAAATTGTTCTGAGATGTGAGGTAGTTGATCCGGATGTCCAGGTCAAATGGTTGAAGAACGGCCAGGAGATCAAACCCTCAGCCAA gTATGTCATGGAGGCAAACGGCAATGTCAGAACCCTTACCATCAATAAGGCGACTCTGGCTGATGATGCTGCATATGAGTGCGTGATTGGTGAAGACAAGTGTTTCACAGAGGTGTTTGTCAAAG AACCCCCTGTGACCATCACCAAACTGATGGATGACTATCATGTGGTGGTGGGAGAGAGAGTTGAGTTTGAGATTGAGGTGTCGGAGGAGGGCGCCCACGTCATGTG gttctTTGAGGATCAAGAGcttcacaaagacaaagatacCAAATTTCGCTTcaagaaagatggaaagaagcACACACTTATCATCCAGGAAGCTACGCTGGATGACATTGGAATGTACCATGCTTGGACAAATGGGGGGCATACCAAAGGAGAGCTGGAGGTGGAAG AAAAACAACTGGAGGTACTGCAGGACATCGCTGATCTGACAGTCAGGGCTACTGAACAGGCTCTGTTCAAGTGTGAGGTGTCTGATGACAAAGTCACAGGAAAGTGGTATAAAGATGGAGTGGAGGTCTTGCCAAACAGTCGCATCAAAATGACTCACATTGGAAG gttTCACCGGCTGATTATTGAGGATGTGAAGCCAGAGGATGCTGGAGACTACACATTTGTTCCTGATGGATATGCTCTGTCACTTTCAGCCAAACTCAACTTCTTAG AAATTAAGATTGACTATGTACCCAGACAAG ATCCTCCAAAGATCCACCTGGATACCACTGGTAACATGGTGTCTCAAAACACCATCATTGTGGTGGCGGGCAACAAGCTCAGACTGGATGTGGAGATTACAGGAGAGCCAGCACCCACTGTTGTCTGGTCTAAAGGAGATCAA GTAATCACAAACGCAGAAGGGCGTGTAAGAGTGGAGGCTAGGAAAGACCTGAGCTGCTTCGTCATAGAGGGAGCAGAAAGAGATGATGAGGGTAATTACACCATCTGTGTTACCAACCCTGCTGGAGAGGACAAGGCTATGCTCTTTGTGAAGATTGTGG ATGTGCCTGACCCACCTGAGCATGTCAAATGCACATCAGTGGGAGAGGACTCCGCCACCATTACTTGGGAGCCTCCTAAATTTGATGGAGGTGCACTGATCAAAG GTTATCTcatggagaggaagaagaaaggtTCCTCCAGATGGACTAAGCTCAACTTTGATGTATATGAATCAACTACATATGAGGCTAAGAGGATGATTGAGGGTATTTTTTATGAGATGAGGGTGTTTGCTGTCAACAGCATTGGCTTGTCTCAGCCAAGCCTCAACTCCAAGCCCTTCATGCCTATTG CCCCAACTAGTGAGCCAACGCGTCTGACAGTCCACGATGTGACAGACAGCACATGCACCCTGAAGTGGCTTGCGCCAGAGAAAATTGGAGCTGGTGGCTTGGATGGTTACATTATTGAATACTGCAAAGAAGGAG caACTGAGTGGGTGGTGGCAAACCAGGATCTGTGTGAGAAGCAGGGATATGTGGTGCGGGGCCTCCCTGTGGGAGAAAAGATCAACTTCAGGGTAGTGGCTGTAAACATCGCTGGACGTAGTCCTCCTGCTATTCTGTCACAGCCCGTCACCATACGTGAGATTATGG AATATCCTAAGATTCGCCTTCCCCGGGACCTGAGAACAAAGTACATCAGGAAAGTTGGAGAAAAGGTCAACCTGACCATCCCCTTCCAG GGCAAGCCACGCCCCGTTGCCACCTGGTATAAGGATGGACAACCCATTGACCCCAAGATGGTCAATGTGCGCAACTCCAATGTAGACAGCATCCTCTTCATCCgctcagcagagagagagcacaCTGGAAAATATGAGCTGGTTCTACAGATCGAGAACATGGAGGATAGGGCAACTATTGACATCAGGATAGTTG AAAAGCCTGGGCCTCCATTGAAAGTGCGGGTGACAGACGTCTGGGGTTTCAATGCAGCGCTGGAATGGGATCCTCCAAGGGATGACGGCAACTGTGAGATTACCGGTTACACCATCCAGAAGGCGGACCTGAAGACCAAg GATTGGTTCACCGTTTATGAACATAACAGACGGCCAAACTGCACAGCTTCAGATCTGATCATGGGCAATGAATATATGTTTCGTGTCTACAGTGAAAACCTCTGTGGCCTGAGCGAGGAGCCATGCCACAGCAAAAATACAGCTGTCATTGCCAAGACAg GCCTGGTGCAAAAAACAAACCCCTACAAGGAGAAGGACATGTGTTGTGTGCCCAAGTTCACTCAGCCCCTGGTTGACAGATCTGTAGTTGCTGGTTACAGCACTGCCATCAGTTGTGCCGTCAGAGGCTTCCCCAAG CCTAAAATTATCTGGATGAAGAACAAAATGATCATTGGTGAGGATCCCAAGTTCTTGATGCAGAACAACCAAGGAGTTCTGACTCTGAACATTCGAAAGCCAAGTACCTTTGATGGAGGCAAATACTCCTGCCTGGCGGTCAATGAGCTCGGCCAGGACGAAGTGGAGTGCAAACTGGACGTCCGGG TTGCAGTAGATCCAGAGAAGAAGTGA